In the genome of Planococcus donghaensis, the window CTCTTGTTCAGATGAATGAGCATACGGGTTAGCTAATACGGCAAGTAGCTTATGCAGCACGCTATAGTCTCCTCTGAATTCAGCAGCTTCTAATGCCTCTTCAACTCGGTGGTTACGAGGAATTATTGCCGGGTTATTGTCTCGCATTAATTGGTGACTTTGTTCTAAGGTCTCGTCTTGCCGGTCGAGACGTGCTTGCCAAGAGCTGTGCCAAGCTTTAAACTCGTTTGCGTTAACTAACTCGCTTTCTTCTAGCTTGTTAAATGTTAACGCACGGAATGTATTCGTATAGTCGGCCTCATACTGGTGCATTAGATTTAGCAATTCCTCTACTAACGCTGAATCTTCCTCTTCTGAATTAAAAATACCCAGTTTCTGACGCATGCCAGCAAGCCAATTGTGCTCAAATAATCCAATGTATTTACTTAGCTCAGCTTGAGCGATACTAACAGCTTCTTCAGGTGTGTCGTGAAGTAGCGGTAAGAGACTTTCACCGAATCGCGCTAAATTCCAACCAGCAATCATTGGTTGATTGCCGTATGCATAACGACCTTGGGTATCAATTGAACTGAAAACGGTCTTTGGATCAAAACTGTTCATAAATGCGCAAGGACCATAGTCAATCGTTTCGCCGCTAATGGCCATGTTGTCGGTATTCATTACGCCATGAACAAAACCAACCAATTGCCATTTAGCAATCAATGCAGCTTGACGCTGAATCACTTCACGGAAAAAAGTCAAATAGCGATTTTCGCCGTTTAGAATATGTGGGAAATGTCGTTCTATGGTGTAATCTGCCAGTGTTTTTAACTCTTCTTTTTCAGCAAAACGAGCGGCGTATTGAAACGTGCCTACGCGCAAGTGACTATCGGCAATACGTGTCATAATGGCACCTGGTAGTGGAGTCTCCCGACGCACCATTTCACCGGTTTCAACTACAGCTAAACTGCGTGTTGTCGGAATACCAAGCCCATGCATAGCTTCACTGATCAAGTATTCGCGGAGCATCGGTCTTAGCGCAGCACGACCATCGCCACCTCTCGAATAAGCTGTTCTCCCAGAACCTTTTAACTGAATATCGACGCGCTTGCCAGCAGGGGTTAGTTGCTCACCAAGCAATAATGCGCGACCATCACCAAGCATGGTGAAATTGCCAAATTGATGTCCCGCATAAGCTTGAGCAAGTGGGGTACTCCCAACGGGAACGGCATTTCCTGCAAGAATGGCAATGCCTTCTTCACTCGTTAATTGAGTGGGGTTTAAGCCGAGTTGAGCGGCCAAAGCCTTATTGAACAGAACCAGTTTCGGAGCCGGTACAGGGTTAACTGAAAACGTGCTATAAAAAATTTCAGGCAGGCGTGAATAACTATTATCGAGCTGCCATCCAATATGAGTTTGTTCTTTTTTATTCATTATAAATTCTCCTTTTTTAGTAGGATGTGTTTCTATTATACCCTCTTGTATCAGCAAACATGTATGTGCTGTTTGAGTGATTTGTGTGTGTTATAATTCAATTAATTGGAAGTTGAATTTTCGAACAATAAGGAGGGGTGGTAGTGAGTAATGAAAAAGTTCTTTTTGTATTGCTAGATGAGTATGCAGATTGGGAAGCGGCTTCATTGGCAGCTGCCTTAAACGAAGAACCTGAAGGTCAAGGACAACAATTTGACGTGAAGACCGTTTCGTTGACGAAAGATCCCATTAAATCTATTGGCGGTTTCACGGTACTCCCAGATTACGATATAAGGGATGTGCCAGAAGATTTTGCAGGGTTAATCTTAATTGGCGGAAATTCATGGAGAAAAGAAGAAAGCAAGCAAGTCATGGAATTGGTAAACAAAGCCATTGAGAAAGAAGTCGTGGTAGGGGCAATTTGTGATGCGACCGTGTTTTTAGGTAGAAATGGTTTATTTAACACCATTCCACATACTAGCAACTATTTAGAAAGCTTGAAAAAAGTGGCAGGAGAAAACTATAACAACGAAAGTGGCTATCTAGAACAGCAGGCGGTACGCAGCGGAAAAATAATTACGGCAAACGGCTCTGCATTTTTAGAGTTTGGAAAAGAAGTACTTGAGGCATTAAATTCTGCGCCTCAAAAGGAAATTGATGAATGGTACGTTTTTTTAAACAGGGCTATTATGAGTTTATGAAAACGAACCAATAAGAGAAACTTAAAAACCACTTCCGATTGTGAGATAGAGTCTACAATCGGAAGTGGTTTTTTGGTTAGCAGTTGAATTTCTCCAAAAGTTAAGCATGCTCATGCCTTTGGATGGGTAAAGAACTAAATAAGGAGGAATCGATATGACGATAACAACACAATATATATTTGAACCATTTACTTTCACATCTGGAGTAACTGTCAAAAACCGTATTTTGATGGCACCAATGACGACTTCCTCTTCAGATGCAAATGGAGACGTTACAGATGAAGAATTGCTGTATTACAAGCGACGCGCTGAGAGTGGTCTTGGGGCAGTTATTACAGCCTGCGCACATGTTGAACCGCTAGGCATCGGCTTTCCGGGACCTTTTGGTGCAGATAGTGACGAAAGAGTTGAAAGTCTGAGGCGATTGGCAACCACCATTCAAGAAGCAGGGTCTAAAGCGATTCTTCAACTTTACCATGCTGGACGTATGTCGAATGAGAAACTATTAAATGGTGAACAGCCGGTTTCGGCAAGTGCTGTTCCAGCGCTGCGTCCCAATGCAGAAACACCACGTGAAATGAGCCATGAAGAAATTGAAAGAACGGTAAAAGCATTTGGAGAAGCAACAAGACGTGCCATTCAGGCTGGTTTTGATGGAGTGGAAATTCACGGAGCTAATACGTATTTAGTTCAGCAATTTTTCTCTCCACATTCCAATACTCGTACCGATCAATGGGGCGGCGATGTCTACAAACGCATGGCATTTCCTCTCGCTGTGATTGAGTCGATTCAAGAAGCGGTAGCAGAACACGCCGATAAACCGTTTGTTGTGGGTTATCGCATTAGTCCAGAAGAGCGGGAAGAGCCGGGAATCACAATGGATGATACGCTAAAGTTTTTGACTGCCATTGCGGACCAAGGGATCGATTATGTCCATGTCTCTGTCGGTCGATTTTTTGGTGGATCTATTCGCGAAGAAGATAACCGGTCACGTGTAGAAATCATTCAACAACATATTGGCAAACGCGTTCCCGTCATCGGCGTAGGTGGATTGCAGACCTTAAGTGATGTGAAAGAAGCGTTAGAAGTTACGCCGTTAGTATCACTTGGTCACGCGTTAATTATGGATCCGGACTGGCTTTCAAAAGTTCAAAAAAGCCGTGATGAAGAAATACATCAAGCCATTTATTTAAGTAAAAAAGAACAGCTGGATATTCCTGAAAATCTTTGGAATATGGTAACTAATGCACCAGGCTGGTTTCGAGTGGAAGAGTAAAAGTGAAAAACAGCGATTCCTGAGTTTATTCTAGGAATCGCTGTTTTGATTAAATAGAAGACGCTGCTGATTTTCTTGAAAATATAGTACGTCTTTTTCCCATTATGTTGACAAGCATAACGCCGGTGATAGCAATAATGCCGCCAATAAGTGACAGTGGAGTCGGCAATTCATGCAACCACACCCAAGCAACAATAATTGCCACTGCGGGTTCTAAGTAAATGAGACTTGAAACAGAGCTAGCGTTAGCAAGTGATAACGCAGTTGCCCACGTCACATAGGCAATCGCAGCAGGGAAAATGCCGACATAGAGGGTGGCCAAATGAGCTTCTAACGTAGCACTTTGCATAGCATTTAAAAGACCAGGCGAAAAGATGAGAAATGGAATCGTACCAGCCCAAGTAAAGTAAGCAGTCAATTCGATGGCTGTATAACGAGTTAACAGCGACTTTTGAAACACGAAGAATATAGCCGATGCAAAAGCAGCGATTAATACGAGTAAAGCTCCATTTGTCAAAGTTAGAGATGTACCGGTAGAACCAAATGCAATAATCGATATGCCGATAAAACCAATAGCAAGCCCAATCCAACCTAAGCGAGTCAAACGTTCTTTCAAAATAAAAGTCGCAATTAATGCCGTGAAAATCGGCCCAGCCCCCACAAGCATACCAGCCGTTCCAGCAGAAATGGTTTCCATTCCAAACGTCACAAAAATATGATAGATACTAATCCCGATCCATCCGAGTATCAAAATGCGGACGATATCGCTTTTTTGAGGAAGACGAAATTTTGTTCGGGGCCCCAATGCATATACTAAAAAAAGAGAAGAAGCGATTAAGAAACGAATCAGTACATTTTGCCCTGCGTCATATCCGCCTTGCAGCCCAATTCGAATTGCTGCGAAAGAAGAACCCCATATTAAAACTGAAAATAAGGCTAATGAAAAAGCTTTTGCGTTCAAGAAATCTCCCCCAGTAACCAATGATTGTTCACTGATTATTTTGTCTGAAACAATAAAAACAGACAGCTCTTAGTATATTCTTTTCAAGAGGCAATGTCTCTACTGAAAACAGCATTAGGCAGTCTTTCTTTCAAGGGTTAAAATCAAAAGAAGTGTGGGTTAGTTTTTCGGATAGTTCCCATAGCCTGCAAGAGAGTTCAGAGTTTGTTGCTTTAATATGCGGAGTTCCAATAGCGGGATAACCTTTTCGTTGGAATTGTCCAAGTGGCCCAACGTATTCGCCACCTGTTAAACCGGGTTCGGTCGCAGCATAAATAGTGGCCAAGGCACCCATATGGGGGGGCTGCAGAAACAAATTAGCGATTTTTTTGAAAATCGCTGGAATTTCTCGATTGCCAAGTTTTAAAATGTTGGTAGCAGAAACTCCAGGGTGACAGGCGATACTAATCGTTTGGAAATCATGTTCTTTTAAACGTTTATCCAACTCAAGCGCAAAATACAAATTGGCTAGTTTGCTTTGATTATAAAACTTTTTGGCATGATAGCTTTTCGCGCCGTCTAGATTATCAAAGTCAATGGCTCCCCGGCTATGGGCACGGCTACTGACAGTTACAATTCGGGAGTTAGGAGTTTTTTCGAGCAAAGGTAAAAGTAACGCAGTTAGCGCAAAATGGCCAAGATGATTGCTGCCAAACTGCAATTCAAAACCATCTGCAGTTTTTCCAAAAGGCGGTGCCATAATGCCTGCATTATTAATCAATAAGTCGAGTGTATCAAATGATGTCTTCACCTGTTCTACGAATGACCGTATACTATCTAGACTTGCCAGGTCGAGGGGCATGACAATGATTCGGGCTGAGGTGTACAGTTTCTGTAATTCTTTACGTGCGGAATGCCCTTTTTCGATATTCCGTACAGCGAGAATGACTGTTGCACCTTTTGTGATAAGTCCTTTCGCCGTTTCGAAACCAAGCCCGCTATTGCCACCTGTTATAATCGCTGTTTTTCCTGTAAGCAAAAGATCACGTCCTTTATTTCCGTTTTCCCGAAAAGCAGGAATTGCTGTCTTTCATTTTATCGGTTACATACCACTTTTGGAAATCTTATTTGCTAGATAATGTGGTTATTGGACTGGTCGCATGCAAAAGTTAGCGGTAACATATACCAAAGGAGGCGGGATGAATCCATGGAGATCTCGATTAATGAGTTGACTAAAACTTTTAAAGATCGGCTAGCCGTAGATCATCTATCGCTAACAATTAGGCAAGGTGAGTTTTTTGCGCTTTTGGGGGAAAATGGAGCTGGAAAAACCACCACCATTAAATTACTCAGTTGTTTATTGAAACCAACAAGTGGTGATGCGATTATGCTAGGTGATAGCATTTCGAGAAATCCGCAAGCAGTCAAAGAAAAGTTGAATATTTCTCCGCAAGAAACAGCAATTGCACGTAACTTAACTGTCAAAGAAAATTTGGAGTTTATTGCTAAAATATATGGCAGTGATAAAGAAACAGCAGAACAAAAAGCAAATAGCCTAATGGAGAAGTTAGGAATTACGGACCGGGCACAAAGTAAAGGCAGAACTTTATCTGGAGGATTAGAACGTCGAGTGAGTATTGCTATGGCCCTAATCTCAGAGCCGCAAATTCTTTTTCTAGACGAACCAACAGTAGGACTGGATGTTCGCGCGAGATTGGATTTATGGGAAATGCTACTGGAGTTAAAAGGGCACATTACGATTATTTTAACAACACATTACTTAGAGGAAGTCGAAGCACTGGCGGACCGTATCGGTATTATGCATAAAGGGAAATTATGTGCCCTTGGAACACTAGATGAATTAAAGAGACAAACAAGGCAGAACAAATTGCAAGATGTCTTTTTGCAATTGACGGCGGAGGTCGAAAAATGAAGAAAGCATGGGTGTTTGCAGAACGCAATCGCAAAGAAATTTTACGCGATCCAATGACTTTACTTTTCGGTATAATCTTGCCATTGATCATGCTTTGGCTATTTTCATTGATGGCTGATAATATGCCTTTTGACCTTTTTCAGCTGGATCAGCTAGCACCTGCTATTATTGTTTTTAGCTTTTCGTTTATTTCCTTGTTTAGTGGCATGCTCATTGGGAGAGATAAAAGTAGCTCGTTTTTAATGAGAATTTTCGCATCACCACTGACTGCGACTGAATATTTACTCGGCTATGCTTTACCACTAGTGCCAGTCGCGCTAATTCAAATATGTGCCTGCTATATTACCGCACTTTTGTTAGGGATGCCTATGACGTTTTCTGCGATTCCTGCATTCGGTGTAGTAGCAGTCATTTCGTTTCTGTATATTGGGTTTGGGCTATTATTTGGTACTTTTTTTACCGATCGACAAGTGGGAGCCTTGTTTGCGATTTTCGTCAATCTCACATCATGGTTGAGTGGAACTTGGTTTGAATTGGATTTAATCGGAGGGAGCTTTCAAAAAATTGCTTATTACCTTCCATTTGCCCATGCGGTAGAGGCTTCAAGAGCTGCTTTTGCTGGTGATTATGCTGCTGTTTTAGTCCCCATGATTTGGGTGGTGACGTATACAGTCGCATTATTTGGAATTACTGTATGGGGGTTTAGAAAGAAGATGCGTGGATAAAACAAGCGTCCTACGGGCATTTTTAATGAAAAGAGGGGGGATGCATAAGTGGGCTATGTAGAAGAATTACGAAATATTGTGGGGCACAGGCCGCTTATATTAGTAGGTGCAGTTGTCGTCCTTGTTGACCCAAATGGGCGTTTATTGCTTGAGGAAAGGAAGTTCCCAGAAGGTTTGTGGGGACTTCCTGGGGGCTTGATGGAACTAGGCGAATCTACAGAAGATACAGCAAAACGAGAGGTTTTGGAGGAAACTGGAATTAGTGTAGAAGAGTTAAAGTTGATTAATGTGTACTCAGGGCCCAGTCAGTTTGTAGTCGCTAAAAATGGGGATGAATATTACGTCGTAACAACTGCATACTATTCGGATATGTATAGTGGTGAGTTAACGGTCGATCAAGAAGAATCTATTAGTTTTAAATTCTTTTCTCCAGAAGAGTTGCCTGACAGACTGGTTGGCAGTCACAGAAGAGTAATTAAAGAATTTCTTAAACATTACTATTCGTCAGTATTAGCCAAATAACTAAAAATCATTCAATAAATAGAAAACGGCATTTTCATTGATTTAGATGAAAATGCCGTTTTTATTAAGTGAAATTATATTCTACACCAGTAAGTTTTTCTGAAACATCCCATAGTTTTAGCGAAACGGCTTTATCACGGGCAGATGCATGAGGCGTATCAAGTGCTGGATAACCTTTACGTCGCCCTCTACCATCGGGTCCGATATACTCTCCGCCTTTAAGTTCGGAGTCGGTTGCAGCATAAACAGCAGGTAAAGCACCTAATGCAGGCGGTTGTAAAATGTTGTGCATGAGTGATTTTAAAAATTGAGGTGCATCTCGGTTACCTAGCTTAAAAATATTGGTCGCAGAAATCCCGGGATGACAAGCAATACTCAAAGTTTGTATATTGTGCTCTTTAAAGCGTGTATCCAATTCTTGTGCAAATAATAGATTGGCGAGCTTGCTTTGCCCGTAAAACTTCATCGCTTTATAACCTTTGGAACCGTCAAGATTATCAAAGTCAATGCGAGCCCCTTTATGAGCAAGGCTGCTAAGAGACACAACCCGCGAATGGGGTGTTTTTTTCAGTAAAGGCAGCAGTAACCCTGTCAAAGCAAAATGCCCGAGATGGTTACTACCAAATTGGAGTTCAAATCCATCCGTCGTTTTAGAATAAGGCGGTGCCAAAACGCCGGCATTATTGACTAGTAGGTCAAGAGAGTCATATTGCTTTTGAAAATTTTCTACAAATAAACGAACACTTGCAAGATCTGCTAAATCCAGTTTCATCACAGATACACGGGCTTCTCGGTTGTGTTGGAGAATCGAGTCCCGTGCCTGTTGACCTTTTTCTATATTACGGACAGCCATCACGATGTGTGCACCACAATCGACAAAGACTTTAGCGGCTTCTAAGCCAATGCCACTGTTAGCGCCTGTAATGATCGCAGTCTTTCCAGTTAATTGTTTCAAACGATCAGCTCCTGAGTAATGGACTTTGTACTTACTTAAAAATACCATGCTCTACGTAATGTAACAAATAGTAAAATTCAGAAAATAGTTTTCTTTACATATTTCTGTCGTAGAAGGGTAAAGAAAAACTATCAATTAAAATCGGGAGCGATAAGATGGACAAAAATGAAAAACTAGCAGGACTGGCTTTTTTGTTATTACTTGGCGGCTTAGGCCTTGCTTCACTGTTTATTGTGTTGTTTGCAGAACTAGCAGAGGAAGTCATGGACCAAGAAGTAAGTTTATTCGATGATTTTATTATCAATGGGATACAAGCAATTTCAAGTACGACTATGGATACGATTATGTTCGTTTTTACTGAAATGGGCTCTGTCTGGTTTTTAACCTTATCATCCATCATCATTTTACTTGTGTTAGGAGTAAAAATGAAAGATAAATGGGGCGTATTGTTTTTTATTATCGCCGTAGGGGGAGGCTCTCTTTTAACCTTATTGTTGAAGAATTTGTACCTCCGAGACCGGCCGAGTATTAACGAGGAAATTGATGCAATCGGTTATAGTTTTCCTAGCGGTCACTCAATGGGCTCGTTGATTTTTTATGGCTTTGTGATATACCTCGTTATTCGAACACACCAACGACCGTGGATTCAATGGACAGTGGTTACTGTATTGAGTTTACTTATTATTACAATTGGCACAAGTCGAATTTATTTGGGTGCTCATTTTCCAAGCGATGTATTGGCAGGATATATAGCGGGTCTGATTTGGTTAATGCTTAACCTTATTGCATTAGAATGGATTCAATGGCACAGCAAAAGCCCGGTGCCAGCCGTTCATGCACTTCGTCAATTGCTCGGGCCTTTGTACAAAAAACTTCTTACGAAAGTACCTTTTTTCTCTAAATAAAGTAGAAAATTGTTTAGGAAAACCGCATGTGCAAGCCAAATGGCCAAGCACATGCGGTTTTCTGTGTACTTATTGAATTTCTTCAAATGTATTTTTTATGACGTCGTTGCTAACGTGGCCCGTCTGACTTTTAACTAATGTCCCGTCAGAACCGATATAAACGGATGTGGGATAGCCGATAACGCCATACTCATCAAAAAAAGTACCACCTTCATCTAACAACACCGTAATATTTTCTGCGTTTGGAAAGCCTTCAAACCATTTTGTAAATGATTCACTGCTTTTTTCAGCATTCGAGCTAGGTGATACGATTGTCAACACAGCAAAATCGTTTTCTTCACCAGCTAACGTATTCAATTCCTCCATGCCACTTAAACAAATTGAACACCAAGAAGCCCAGAACTTCACATACACTTTCTGTCCAGCATAATCAGCAAGATTTTGCTGATTGTCTTCTAAATCCACTAACTCAAAAGACGGCGCAAGCTTTGTAGCATTTTTTTCAGTTGGAGCGCATCCACCCACTACGAATAATAAAGCTAGCAGTAAACTGATTTTTACCCACACTTTCATCGCAATCATCCTTTACTGTGAACGAGCTTAGCAAATCTTTGTACCTCTATCATATAGTGAACACACGATAAAAGACATTAGGGGAACTCGACAAACCCCTCTTCGGTAGAAGAGGGGTTTCAGCTTGTAGACAAAAGAGTTATTATGTTATTTAACGAATAAATATTCGTCTTATCCTATATACTGGATCCTTCGCTCCATGCGGACGCTTTCCGCGGACGAAGCGCTGAGCCTCCTCGTCGCAAGCTCCTGCGGGGTCTCATCACTCCGTTTTTCCGCAGGAGTCGCCGCATTGCGCTTCGGATCCTTGTGCGATTACTCGTTACTCCTCTTGAAAATAAATTCGCTGGTTACTCTCTCTAATTAGGGCAATATGCTAACAACCGTTCTGGCCACGAAGACTCCTATGGGACAGCGAAAGCTGAAGACCCCGCAGGAACGCAAGTGACGAGGAGGCTGAAGCTGAGCCCATGGAAAGCGTAGTGGCCAGAACGGTTGTGGTTATACAAAACTATACATTTTCAATAGACTTTGTCTACAGTCTGAACCCCCTCTTCGGTAGAAGAGGGGGTTGCTTATTGACCATGTCTTATTAAAGCGTATAGTAGTGTGAACTTCCAATTGGACTCGGCTTTAGTCTATTCGCTTGCTTTAATTTGTTGCCAAGCATTTTTTCGAATGATCAAATCAGATACGTGAAGTTCTTCAGTAGCCGTCTCAATAAATTCGCTACATCGTTCAATCGCTACTTCTTGGCCTGAATCAATTTCATAACAACTCCCACTTCCGGCTGGTGAAGTTAAATCAGGTTCGAAATAAAGCTCTTCGTATCGAAACGCACCGTCGCGAAATACCGTCAAATTACTGCTTTCATCTAGTAAAGACTCTCCCAACATGTGGGATGGAGTAATCCCAACGATATCAAGAATCGTCGGTGCAATATCAATTTGTCCGCCTACACGATCAACTGTTCCAGCCTCTTTTGAATTAGGAAGTTTGATAAAGAGCGGGACTTGACGATCAAGTTCGAATAATGCCATTTCTGTTTCGGCATTCAGTTCTTGTGCCATTTCACTTTCTTCTTGAGTAAGTCCGCTGTCATGATCGCCATAAAAAACGATTAAAGAATCGTCCCACATCTCTTTTTGTTTTAATTGGTCGATTATAGTACCGACAGCGCCATCTACATAATGAACGGTTTCATAATACCCTTTTAACAAGGGATCTTCATAACCGGTCAAATTCAGTTCTTCGAAATTATCAGGAATGGTATACGGTGTATGGCTTGATAAGGCCACCATAAATGCAAAGTAAGGTTCTTTTAATTGTTCCGCAAGCTCTACAGAAGTAGTTAAGAAATCTTCATCGTTTACAGCCATCCCAATATCTTGTGCGTCAGGAAAATCCGGGCGGCTAAAAAATTGATTAAAGCCAATATTTTTGTATACTTCGTCCCGGTTCCAGAAATCTTTTTTAAATGCATGCATAGCGGCTGTATCGTAGCCTGCATTTTTTAGTAGTTCTGGTAACGCATCAAATTCATTTTCTGCAGCGTAACGTGTATAAACAGATCCTGACTTTAATGAATAAAGCGAAGTCAACGTAATGAATTCTGCGTCCGAAGTACGACCTTCATGCGTTTGGTGATAAAACGAAGGAAAAAATAACGCTTCTTTTCTTAAGGCATTTAAATGAGGTGTTAGTTCTTGTCCGTTAACTTGATGATCAATTACAGAAGTTTGAAACGATTCTAATTGGACTACAATGATATTCGGTTTTTCTGAGTCAGATACAGTTGAGGGTGTATCGGGTACAACTTTACGAATTCGTTGTTCTTCTTCTTTAGTTAACGTGCTCTCATCGAAGAGAAAAGAGCCGATACCTTGAGCAAAATCTAATCCGTGATACCCCCAAAATCCAAGCTGGTAATATTCACGCATATTCGAAATCGACTCCCCAACAAGCCACTCTTCTTCATTGCTGTAACTCATGACTAACGGGATTACAACCAATGCAAGTCCTACTACAAATCCAGTACCCGCATAAATTCGTTTAGTTTTTTTAGTCACCACGTCTTCTTTCTTACGAGTAGCAAAAAGGAATAACGAGAAGAAAAGCAAATCGGCAAAAAAGAGGAAGTCTTTCGCTTCAATTAATGTTAAGAATCCACCACCAACATCACTCATTTGCGTAATATCGGCAATGAGTACGATAGATAGTAAATCAGTGAAATAACGATAATACCATAAGTCAGAAACTAGTAAGGTACTATGCAAAAACAGCAACACAAGCAAAATCCAGTTTCGCTTTTTTCTAGTTAATAATAAAGTCCAGCTAGATAAGACCACTATAGAAGCGAGATTAAGAACAAAAAAACTAAATGAAAACTGAGTACCAGCATACAGGCTGAATAAGAATATTTTTGAAATGGATAGGATTAAGTAAATCCAATACTCCAGAAACTTCATTAGGCACCTCCGAATAAAATTTTTCTGTCTTATAAAATAAAACAAAGTTGTACTTCTTAATTACCACTCGAGAGAAGTGTAGAAACATCGAGTGAAAGAGAGAAGTACACGTTTGGTCGTTTAAACAGAAGACAGAAAAGGGTATTTACTAGTAGAGAAGAGATAAGAGTAAGTTTTGAGGAGTAATGTTAGAAAGGAGAATTAGCTATGAAGTTATCAAAAAAGAAATCAACTGCTAATATAGTAGAAAATACCGGATGCAAATATCCAGTTTTATCTGTTGGACAAAAGTTCACAGTAGATTATGGTAAACAGAAATCGCTATATGGGAAATGGCAAGTGATAGAAAATGACAAAGCACCGTTCTATTTATGTAGTCGGATTTTAGAAAATGGCCAAGTTTCTAAACGAAGATCGGCGGATCACCGCCGGCAATTTTTTGAAGCGGAAATTTATTATGCATTGACTAAAAAAGAGTGAAAAAAATAAGAGGAAAGTAAAACCACTGCTTAGTTACAAAAAAAGCAGTGGTTTTTAGTAAGAATAAATAAGTTATAGTAAAAAAGAGACAGTTTTTTAAAAATAAATAGATTATTTTGAATTTTGATGTAATATAAAAGTATTACATAAGAGAGCTTGGTGATACATAGGATGAAATCGAAACAACAAGACATTGAAGTACCATTTGGATTAGCACTTATTCCATTAGTCGTCATGATTGCCGTTATGGCACTCACCATTATTGTGTTCGAAGGAAGTCCGCACTTACCTTTAGCCATAGGAGCCATCGTTGCTGGAGTTATTGCTTGGCGAATGGGGTATAAATGGGAAACAATCGAAGAAGGAGCTTATAAAGGAATCCGTCTTGCGCTTCCTGCAATCGTTATTATAATCGTCGTGGGTATGATTATTGCTTCTTGGATTGGCGGCGGTATTATAGCAACCATGATTTTTTATGGTTTACAAATCATTACGCCTTCTTTATTTTTACTAACCATCTGCATTATTTGTGCAATTGTTTCTCTCGCAATCGGGAGTTCTTGGTCGACAATGGGCACAATTGGTGTTGCGGGAATGGGAATCGGAATGAGCATGGGAATTCCAGCTGCGATGGTAGCAGGAGCCGTTATATCAGGATCTTATTTTGGTGATAAAATGTCACCCTTATCAGATACGACAAATTTAGCATCGGGTATTACCAATACCAATTTATTTGAACATATTAAGCATATGATGTATACGACTGTACCAGGACTAGTGATTGCTTTAGTCGTTTACTTTTTCTTAGGTCGCCAATTTGTTGGATCAACAATTGATGAAGGAAATATCCAAGCGATTTTGTCCTCATTAGATAGCAACTTCTTAATTTCACCTTGGTTATTATTAGTACCTGCAATGATTATCGTTTTAGTGGCTTTGAAAGTGCCAGCTTTACCATCATTATTAATTGGAGTCTTTTTAGGT includes:
- the nhaC gene encoding Na+/H+ antiporter NhaC, which codes for MKSKQQDIEVPFGLALIPLVVMIAVMALTIIVFEGSPHLPLAIGAIVAGVIAWRMGYKWETIEEGAYKGIRLALPAIVIIIVVGMIIASWIGGGIIATMIFYGLQIITPSLFLLTICIICAIVSLAIGSSWSTMGTIGVAGMGIGMSMGIPAAMVAGAVISGSYFGDKMSPLSDTTNLASGITNTNLFEHIKHMMYTTVPGLVIALVVYFFLGRQFVGSTIDEGNIQAILSSLDSNFLISPWLLLVPAMIIVLVALKVPALPSLLIGVFLGFICQVFVQGGDIGPAFNALHDGYAITSGNEMVDDLFNRGGITSMMFTVSLTIFAMVFGGILEHTGMLRAIVNQILKVAKSAGSLIAATIASAFFTNVTASEQYISILVPGRMYARAYQDKELHSKNLSRALEDGGTLTSPFIPWNTCGVFILATLAVHPFAYAPYAVLNYTVPVIGIVMGLIGYKVQFLTKDEVEELKVKEQRVARENELTEGV